In one window of Tripterygium wilfordii isolate XIE 37 chromosome 1, ASM1340144v1, whole genome shotgun sequence DNA:
- the LOC119996642 gene encoding uncharacterized protein LOC119996642 yields the protein MEVVPMRPMNGGSGHTSYAKNSVYNFVQREVINMMKPVIEEAMTNLCNTIHPTTLAIADLGCSSGPNTLYLVSQIIQVVERISEQDSPEYQVFLNDLPTNDFNTIFKFLPSFQQEMKKLMGNGPCFVSGVPGSFYGRLFPRNSLHFVHSSSSIQWLSQVPDGLESNKWNICMAKSSPTNVYKAYNHQFQKDFSSFLKCRSEELVSGGRMALTFLGRTSEDHCIHESSNTLELELLALPLKQLVFEGFMEEEKVKSFNFPQYASSPTEVKLEVEREGSFRINHLELIEIDWKNASKNESDQEEEEEDDAVKNKGCSMAKCMRAAYEPFLVGHFGEEIMDKLFSRYREIITVRMLKEKTTTALLILSLTKKECVKVDEGGRLCQANSENSQVEVVESKKEFTSHVLVKKEVKEELMHHNDEIIVIEDADSIEDNIVHQFQNCINLATKCEMQHVDFIGVEGSNFNTSSSILKIVKEFKKKIETLQSIKLYLNSPVHHTETEESATHSGRIGIKVDFTDVIKALSDADYMESRKMTLVLGKPKIERLTSKMERREYKEGYIDTSAYQYNLTKQRLRERREKNNTKLAAMEVVPMLPMNGGSGDTSYAKNSLLQREVINRMKPVMEEAITNLCNTIHPTTLAIADFGCSSGPNALYTVSQIIQVVERISGQESPEYQVFLNDLPTNDFNTIFKSLPSFQQEMKKLMRVGPCLVNGVPGSFYGRLFPKNIVHFVHSSSSIHWLSQVPYGLENNKGNICVANSSPASVYKAYYHQFQKDFSSFLKCRSEELVARGRMALTFLGRTSEDPCKHESSCFFELLALALNQLVSEGLIEEEKVNSFNFPQYSPSPTEVKLEVEKEGSFRINRLELTEIDWNNASKTESDQEEEDDDDAVKNSGYSLAKCVRGGVEPFLVGHFGEEIMDKLFSHYAEIVTVRMSKEKTAFVFLILSLTKKE from the exons ATGGAAGTAGTTCCAATGCGTCCCATGAATGGAGGATCAGGACACACAAGTTATGCCAAGAATTCGGT TTACAATTTTGTGCAGAGAGAAGTGATTAACATGATGAAGCCAGTGATAGAGGAAGCCATGACAAATCTCTGCAACACCATTCATCCAACAACACTGGCCATAGCTGATCTGGGATGTTCATCTGGACCTAATACACTATACTTAGTCTCTCAGATCATTCAAGTGGTTGAGAGAATTTCAGAACAAGATTCTCCAGAATATCAAGTGTTCTTGAATGATCTTCCCACCAATGACTTCAACACCATTTTCAAGTTCTTGCCTAGCTTTCAGCAAGAGATGAAGAAACTAATGGGTAATGGACCATGCTTTGTAAGTGGAGTTCCCGGCTCTTTCTATGGCAGGCTTTTTCCCAGAAACAGTCTGCATTTTGTCCATTCTTCTTCTAGTATCCAATGGCTCTCTCAG GTTCCAGATGGGCTGGAGAGTAACAAATGGAACATATGCATGGCTAAGAGCAGTCCAACAAATGTGTACAAAGCTTACAATCATCAGTTTCAAAAGGATTTCAGTTCATTTTTGAAGTGCCGTTCAGAAGAATTGGTCTCGGGAGGGCGTATGGCTTTGACATTCTTGGGAAGAACTAGTGAAGATCATTGTATACATGAAAGTAGCAACACTTTGGAGCTCGAGCTTCTTGCTCTTCCTCTAAAGCAATTGGTCTTTGAG GGATTCATGGAAGAGGAGAAAGTCAAGTCATTCAATTTTCCACAATATGCATCATCCCCTACAGAGGTGAAACTGGAGGTTGAAAGAGAAGGGTCATTCAGGATTAATCATCTAGAACTCATTGAAATTGATTGGAAAAATGCTAGCAAAAATGAATCCGaccaggaagaagaagaagaagatgatgcagTGAAAAACAAAGGATGTAGCATGGCAAAGTGCATGAGAGCTGCTTATGAACCATTTCTTGTGGGTCACTTTGGTGAAGAGATTATGGACAAGTTGTTTAGCCGCTACAGGGAGATTATTACTGTTCGAATGTTGAAAGAGAAGACAACGACTGCCCTTCTTATTCTTTCCCTTACTAAGAAGGAATG CGTAAAGGTTGATGAAGGTGGGAGATTGTGTCAAGCAAATTCAGAAAATTCTCAA GTTGAGGTTGTGGAGAGTAAAAAAGAATTCACAAGTCATGTTCTGGTGAAAAAGGAAGTTAAAGAAGAACTCATGCACCATAATGATGAAATTATTGTGATTGAAGATGCAGATTCAATTGAAGATAATATTGTTCACCAGTTTCAAAATTGTATAAATTTGGCAACAAAGTGTGAGATGcaacatgttgattttattggggtTGAGGGTTCTAATTTCAATACTAGCTCCTCAATATTGAAGATTGTGAAAgagtttaagaaaaaaattgagactTTGCAATCTATTAAGCTCTATCTT AATTCCCCTGTTCATCATACAGAGACGGAGGAATCTGCAACACATAGTGGAA GGATAGGGATTAAAGTGGACTTCACTGACGTTATCAAGGCATTATCAGATGCAGATTATATGGAATCCAG aaaaatgacGCTAGTTTTGGGAAAACCCAAAATAGAAAGATTGACAAGCAAAATGGAACGGAGGGAGTATAAAGAAGGCTATATAGATACAAGTGCATATCAATACAATCTAACAAAACAGAGATTGAGGGAGAGGAGAGAAAAGAATAACACAAAGCTAGCTGCCATGGAAGTAGTTCCAATGCTGCCCATGAATGGAGGATCAGGAGACACAAGTTATGCCAAGAATTCATTGCTTCAG AGAGAAGTGATTAACAGGATGAAGCCAGTGATGGAGGAAGCCATAACAAATCTCTGCAACACCATTCATCCAACAACACTAGCCATAGCTGATTTTGGATGTTCATCTGGACCTAATGCTCTATACACAGTCTCTCAGATCATTCAAGTGGTTGAGAGAATTTCGGGACAAGAATCGCCAGAATATCAAGTGTTCTTGAATGATCTCCCTACCAATGACTTCAACACCATTTTCAAGTCCCTGCCTAGCTTTCAACAAGAGATGAAGAAACTAATGCGTGTTGGACCATGCCTTGTTAATGGAGTTCCTGGCTCTTTCTATGGCAGGCTTTTTCCTAAAAATATTGTGCATTTTGTCCATTCTTCTTCTAGCATCCACTGGCTCTCTCAG GTTCCATATGGGctagagaataacaaagggaaCATATGCGTGGCTAATAGCAGTCCAGCAAGTGTGTACAAAGCTTACTACCATCAGTTTCAAAAGGATTTCAGTTCATTTTTGAAGTGTCGTTCAGAGGAATTGGTCGCCAGAGGGCGTATGGCTTTGACATTCTTGGGAAGAACTAGTGAAGATCCTTGTAAACATGAGAGTAGCTGCTTTTTTGAGCTCCTCGCTCTTGCTCTCAATCAATTGGTCTCTGAG GGATTGATAGAAGAGGAGAAAGTAAACTCATTCAACTTTCCACAATATTCACCATCCCCTACTGAGGTGAAATTAGAGGTTGAAAAAGAAGGGTCGTTCAGGATCAATCGTCTAGAGCTCACTGAAATTGATTGGAATAATGCTAGTAAAACCGAATCCGACCAGGAagaagaggatgatgatgatgcagtTAAAAACAGTGGATATAGCTTGGCAAAGTGCGTGAGAGGTGGTGTTGAACCATTTCTTGTGGGTCACTTTGGTGAAGAGATTATGGACAAATTGTTTAGCCATTATGCGGAGATTGTTACTGTTCGCATGTCTAAGGAGAAGACAGCGTTTGTCTTTCTTATTCTTTCCCTTACTAAGAAGGAATAG
- the LOC119996649 gene encoding S-adenosyl-L-methionine:benzoic acid/salicylic acid carboxyl methyltransferase 3-like: MEVVPMCPMKGGSGDTSYAKNSVLQREVINRMKPVIEEAITNLCNTIRPTTLAIADLGCSSGPNTLYLVSQIIQVVERISEHESTAYQVFLNDLPTNDFNTIFKSLPSFQQQMKKLMGAGPCLVNGVPGSFYGRLFPKNSVHFVHSSASIHWLSQVPYGLESNKGNICMASSSPTSVYKAYYHQFQKDFNSFLKCRSEELVAGGRMALTFMGRTSDDPCKHESSYILELLALALKQLVSERLIAEEKVQSFNFPQYSPSPTEVKLEVEREGSFGIDRLELTEIDWNNASKKESDQEEEDDDAVENSGYSMAKCMRAGIEPFLVGHFGEEIMDKLFSRYTEIVTARMSKEKTAFVFLILSLTKKE; the protein is encoded by the exons ATGGAAGTAGTTCCAATGTGCCCCATGAAGGGAGGATCGGGAGACACAAGTTATGCCAAGAATTCAGTGCTTCag AGAGAAGTGATTAACAGGATGAAGCCAGTGATAGAGGAAGCCATAACAAATCTCTGCAACACCATTCGTCCAACAACACTGGCCATAGCTGATTTGGGATGTTCATCTGGACCCAATACACTATACTTAGTCTCTCAGATCATTCAAGTGGTTGAGAGAATTTCAGAACATGAATCAACTGCATATCAAGTGTTCTTGAATGATCTTCCTACCAATGACTTCAACACTATTTTCAAGTCCTTGCCTAGCTTTCAACAACAGATGAAGAAGCTAATGGGTGCTGGACCATGCCTTGTTAATGGAGTTCCTGGCTCTTTCTATGGCAGGCTTTTTCCTAAAAATAGTGTGCATTTTGTCCATTCTTCTGCTAGCATCCACTGGCTCTCTCAG GTTCCATATGGGCTTGAGAGTAACAAAGGGAACATATGCATGGCGAGTAGCAGTCCAACAAGTGTGTACAAAGCTTACTACCATCAGTTTCAAAAGGATTTTAATTCATTTTTGAAGTGTCGTTCAGAGGAACTGGTCGCCGGAGGGCGTATGGCTTTGACATTCATGGGAAGAACTAGTGACGATCCTTGTAAACATGAAAGTAGCTACATTTTGGAGCTCCTTGCTCTTGCTCTCAAGCAATTGGTCTCTGAG AGATTGATAGCAGAGGAGAAAGTCCAGTCATTCAACTTTCCACAATATTCACCATCCCCTACAGAGGTGAAATTGGAGGTTGAAAGAGAAGGGTCATTCGGGATCGATCGTCTAGAGCTCACTGAAATTGATTGGAATAATGCTAGTAAAAAGGAATCcgaccaagaagaagaagatgatgatgcagTGGAAAACAGTGGATATAGCATGGCAAAGTGCATGAGAGCTGGTATTGAACCATTTCTTGTGGGTCACTTTGGTGAAGAGATCATGGACAAGTTGTTTAGCCGCTATACGGAGATTGTTACTGCTCGCATGTCCAAGGAGAAGACCGCGTTTGTCTTTCTTATTCTTTCCCTTACTAAGAAGGAATAA